Proteins from a single region of Primulina tabacum isolate GXHZ01 chromosome 5, ASM2559414v2, whole genome shotgun sequence:
- the LOC142547318 gene encoding uncharacterized protein LOC142547318 yields the protein MERGTPVSKPHTSTADLLNWSEIPPLNPPATAFAARSHQPSDGISKVVFGGQVTDEEVEILNKRKPCSDYKMKEMTGSGIFKSRGENGTSESEDVDQTPANKTGLRMYQQVVGGVSQISFGEEEALSPKKPATLPEVAKQRELSGNLEGESEANLKKQFSEAKSKELSGYDIFAPPPEILPRPLAARALALRESITIGDHGSHDGAGGQNNGLSAAEIIVKTAKKIPNQKFTELSGNDIFKSDAPPASAEKPLSSAKLLEMSGSNIFADGKVESRDFLGGVRKPPGGESSIALV from the exons ATGGAGAGAGGAACTCCAGTCAGCAAGCCACACACTTCGACGGCAGATCTGCTCAATTGGTCGGAGATTCCGCCGTTAAACCCTCCCGCCACAGCTTTCGCCGCCCGTTCCCACCAG CCGTCGGATGGAATCAGCAAGGTGGTGTTTGGGGGTCAGGTTACCGATGAAGAAGTTGAGATCCTGAATAAAAG GAAACCATGTTCAGACtataaaatgaaggaaatgaCTGGGAGTGGCATATTTAAAAGCAGAGGAGAAAATGGAACGTCAGAGAGTGAGGATGTTGACCAGACCCCAGCAAATAAAACTGGATTGCGTATGTACCAG caagtggtgggcggAGTCAGTCAAATTTCTTTTGGTGAAGAGGAAGCCCTTTCTCCCAAGAAGCCGGCAACTCTACCTGAAGTTGCAAAGCAGCGGGAGTTGAGTGGAAATTTAGAGGGCGAGTCTGAAGCAAACTTGAAAAAACAATTTTCAGAAGCCAAAAGCAAGGAGCTCAGTGGGTATGATATTTTTGCTCCCCCGCCTGAAATTCTACCCCGCCCTTTAGCTGCCCGGGCTTTGGCATTAAGAGAAAGCATTACCATTGGAGATCATGGATCCCATGAT GGTGCTGGAGGTCAAAACAATGGCTTGTCTGCTGCAGAAATCATAGTAAAGACAGCAAAGAAGATTCCTAACCAGAAATTCACCGAGCTCTCAGGAAACGACATCTTCAAAAGCGATGCACCCCCTGCATCTGCTGAGAAACCACTGAGTTCAGCCAAATTGCTAGAGATGAGTGGCAGTAACATCTTTGCGGACGGAAAGGTGGAATCTCGAGACTTCTTAGGTGGGGTTCGTAAGCCTCCGGGCGGTGAAAGCAGCATCGCCCTGGTGTAA